The DNA window GAAACCACCCAGCTTACCTTCCATCAGCAGTATCGCGACGATCTGCTCGATATTGGCGTTGGGTAGGTGGTGCCCCAGATCGACCAGCGTGTAGGCTTTCGGGCCGAGTTTGCTGGCGTACAGATAGCTGCTGCCCCAGTCGCCAACGGTGGTCGAATAGAAGTTCGGCTCGAAAGCTTTGTACTCGACAAACATTTTCCAGTCGTCGGGCAGGGCCGCGTAGATGTCCTGCAAACCGCCCAGCGTCCGTTCAAACGCCTTGCGGAAGTTTAGTTGACCGGGGAAACTCGACCCGTCCGACAGCCAGACCGTCAGCGACTTGGAGCCCAGATCAACGCCGTGCCGGATTACGTCGATGTTGTGGTCGATAGCCTGCTGCCGCACCGCCCGGTCGACGTGCTGCAACGAGCCGAACTTGTAACTTTCCTGCTGATCGGGCTGATCCTGAAACGTGTTGGAGTTGACCGCGTCGAAAGCCAGTCCGTAGCTGTCGGCGAGTTGACGGATGGCCTTCGGGTCCTGCGGAATGTCCCACGGAATGTGCAAGGAGATAGCTCCGCTCGCCCGGTTCAGTGCGTGCAGCAAACCCACGTCGCTGATTTTTTCCTCGAGATTGCGCGGCTCGCCCCCGCCGGGAAATCGGCCAAAGCGGGTGCCGCCGGTGCCAAGTGCCCAGCTTGGAATGGCGATCTGAAACGCCACTAATTTTTCGATGATCGTCTCCGTCTGCTCAACGGAATCAGTCCAGGGGGCCAGCAATTGCCGGTGCCGGGCTACCCGGTCGGCGTTGTGGCTGGCAATGGTGTCGGTAGTAAGGTTCATAGGTTTGGGCGGTAGTGAGTGGCAAGTTGACAAGTAGCCTGCGGAGCAAGTAGCCTGGACCGGTCCGCCGGTGCGGTCCACGTCCGGGTGGGCGCGAAGCGACCTAAAAGCTGCCGCCTACGCGGGTTGCCCTACCGGGCACCCGGACCTGGAGGTCCAGGCTACTTCTCGATTGGCTATACGTTAGCGGACGAAGGCCATGGCGACACCGCCGTCGACGTTGAGGACGTTGCCGGTAGATTTATTGAGCAAGCCGCCGACGAAGGCGAAACAAGCATTAGCAATATCGTCGGGCAGGATGATCTCGTTGAGCAGCGTCCGTTTGGCGTAGTAGGCGGGGAGTTCCTCGACTGTGACGCCGTAGGCTTTAGCGCGCCCTTCGGCCCAGCCACCCGCCCAGATGTTCGAGTCGGAAATGACCGCGTCGGGGTTGACCGTGTTGACGCGGATGCTATCGCTACCCAGTTCGGCGGCATTCAGACGGCTCAGGTGCAGTTGAGCCGCTTTCGCTGAGCCATAGCCCGCGTTGTTCGGTCCGGCAACGAGCGCATTTTTCGAGACGATGTTGATAATGTCGCCCCCCATGTCCTGCTTGCGCAGCACCTCAACGGCCGCTTTCGTCACCATGAACTGGCCCTTCACCAGAATGTCGTACAGTCGGTCCCACTCGTCGATGGTATGTTCTGCAATCGGCTTGGAGATGCTGATACCCGCGTTGTTCACAACAATATCGACCCCGCCAAACGCTAGACTAGCCGCCGACAGCGCATCCTGAATGCTGGTGTAGTCGGTCACGTTCAGCGTCGTCGTGGCGACAGCGTCTTTGCCGAAGGCTTTGGTAAACTCGGCCTGCGCCCCGTCGAGCCGCTCCTGATTGATGTCGTTCAGTACGACGCAGGCCCCTTCCTGCGCGAATTTTTTGGCGATGGCTTTACCGATACCGCCCGCACTACCGGTAATCAGCGCGATTTTGCCCGACAGCGGTTTGGGCTTCGGCATTCGTTGCAGCTTGGCTTCTTCGAGTAGCCAGTATTCGATGTCGAAGGCTTCCTGCCGGGGTAGCGAGGTGTACTCCGAAATCGCTTCCGCGCCCTTCATCACGTTGATCGCGTTGATGTAGAATTCGGCGGCTACGCGGGCGGTCTGCTTGTCTTTTGCGAAGGTAAACATGCCCACGCCCGGATACAGCAGCACGACCGGATTGGCGTCCCGGATGGCGGGACTGTTGGGGTGCTTGCAGGTGTTGTAATAGTCCTGATACATGGCCCGGTACTGCTCAAACGCGGGCGTCAGTTCGGTGCGCAGGGCCGGTCCGTCATTCAGGTCGGCGTCGGCGGCAAGGGGCAGTACCAACGGGCTGATTTTCGTGCGCAGGAAGTGGTCGGGGCAGGAGGTACCCATCGGGGCCAACCGGTCCAGATCATTCGAGTTGATAAACTCCAGCACCCGCTCGTCATCGGTGAAGTGACCGATCATGTGGTGTTCGCTCGAACACAGACCGCGCAGCACCGGAGCTAGTTTGGCGGCCTGCGTTTTCCGCACGTCGGCGGGCAGGCTCTCACGCTTGGAGCCACCAAATACAGGCCGGTCTTTGCCATAGTTGTCGGCCAGGTACTCAGCGCAGCGTTCGACCACTTCCAGCGTGTTGACGTAGCTTTCGTAGGCCGTGTCGCCCCACGTAAACAGCCCGTGCGACCCAAGCATGATGCCGCGAATGCCGGGATTCTGCTCGACGCATTCGGCCAGTTTTAGCCCCAGGTCGAAGCCCGGCCGCTGCCAGTCGACCCAGCCGATGGTGCCGTTGAACAGCTCCTGCGTGATGCGCTTGCCGTCTTTGGCGGCAGCGATGGCAATGGCTGCGTCGGGGTGCAGGTGGTCGATGTGTTTGTAAGGCAGAAAGCCGTGTAGGGGCGTATCAATCGACGGGGCTTTCGACGCCAGATCGAAGATGCAGTGGTTGAATAGCTCGACCATTTCGTCTTCGTGTTCGATACCCCGGTAGATGTTTTTCAGACTCCGCAGCCGGTCGACGTACAGCGCGGCCAGACCGCTGCGGGTGAGCGTGCCGATGTCGCCACCGGAGCCTTTCACCCACATCACTTCGGTCGGCTGACCCGTCAGCGGGTCGGTGGCCATTGCTTTGCAGGACGTGTTGCCGCCCCCGTAGTTGGTCAGGCGGAGATCGGCACCCAGCAGGTTCGAGCGGTAGATGAGCAGGGCTACTTCGTCGCCTTCGAGTTCGGCGGCTTTGGCGTTGTCCCAGAGGTAACTGACGTGGCGAAATGTGTTTGGCGAAGCAATCATAAAAAAACCGTCAAAAAAGGTACGGTACTGAAGCGATCAGGTTATACAGCGTTGCGTAAAGTAGGGCGGTTTGCGA is part of the Spirosoma rhododendri genome and encodes:
- a CDS encoding sugar isomerase, whose product is MNLTTDTIASHNADRVARHRQLLAPWTDSVEQTETIIEKLVAFQIAIPSWALGTGGTRFGRFPGGGEPRNLEEKISDVGLLHALNRASGAISLHIPWDIPQDPKAIRQLADSYGLAFDAVNSNTFQDQPDQQESYKFGSLQHVDRAVRQQAIDHNIDVIRHGVDLGSKSLTVWLSDGSSFPGQLNFRKAFERTLGGLQDIYAALPDDWKMFVEYKAFEPNFYSTTVGDWGSSYLYASKLGPKAYTLVDLGHHLPNANIEQIVAILLMEGKLGGFHFNDSKYGDDDLTAGSIKPYQLFLIFNELVGGMDARGMNHATDLGWMIDASHNVKDPLEDLLQSVEAIQLAYAQALLVDRDALEAARDANDVVQAQELLQDAFRTDVRPLAAEARRRAGGALHPLALYRNLNIRDQLIQERGAKSIATGL
- a CDS encoding bifunctional aldolase/short-chain dehydrogenase, whose product is MIASPNTFRHVSYLWDNAKAAELEGDEVALLIYRSNLLGADLRLTNYGGGNTSCKAMATDPLTGQPTEVMWVKGSGGDIGTLTRSGLAALYVDRLRSLKNIYRGIEHEDEMVELFNHCIFDLASKAPSIDTPLHGFLPYKHIDHLHPDAAIAIAAAKDGKRITQELFNGTIGWVDWQRPGFDLGLKLAECVEQNPGIRGIMLGSHGLFTWGDTAYESYVNTLEVVERCAEYLADNYGKDRPVFGGSKRESLPADVRKTQAAKLAPVLRGLCSSEHHMIGHFTDDERVLEFINSNDLDRLAPMGTSCPDHFLRTKISPLVLPLAADADLNDGPALRTELTPAFEQYRAMYQDYYNTCKHPNSPAIRDANPVVLLYPGVGMFTFAKDKQTARVAAEFYINAINVMKGAEAISEYTSLPRQEAFDIEYWLLEEAKLQRMPKPKPLSGKIALITGSAGGIGKAIAKKFAQEGACVVLNDINQERLDGAQAEFTKAFGKDAVATTTLNVTDYTSIQDALSAASLAFGGVDIVVNNAGISISKPIAEHTIDEWDRLYDILVKGQFMVTKAAVEVLRKQDMGGDIINIVSKNALVAGPNNAGYGSAKAAQLHLSRLNAAELGSDSIRVNTVNPDAVISDSNIWAGGWAEGRAKAYGVTVEELPAYYAKRTLLNEIILPDDIANACFAFVGGLLNKSTGNVLNVDGGVAMAFVR